From Astyanax mexicanus isolate ESR-SI-001 chromosome 13, AstMex3_surface, whole genome shotgun sequence, the proteins below share one genomic window:
- the zgc:153284 gene encoding SH3 domain-binding glutamic acid-rich-like protein 3 — translation MSIVVYFSSASGSREVKQRQSEIFQFLDSKKIIYRALDITQSSDVKDEMRRKVGNNTALPPQIFNGDKYCGDYQAFSDAVEDGKPEAFFKL, via the exons ATGTCTATTGTTGTGTACTTCAGCAGCGCCAGTGGCTCTAGAGAG GTGAAGCAGAGGCAGAGTGAGATCTTCCAGTTTTTGGACTCAAAGAAGATCATCTATCGTGCGCTGGACATCACACAGAGCTCAGATGTGAAAGACGAAATGAGGAGGAAGGTGGGGAACAACACAGCTCTGCCCCCTCAGATCTTCAACGGAGACAAATACTGCGGG GACTATCAAGCGTTCTCAGACGCAGTGGAAGACGGCAAACCAGAGGCGTTCTTCAAACTCTGA